The genomic DNA CAGCGCGGCCTTCGCGGCGGAGCTGTCGGTGATTGCGGTAATTGCCACGCGGTCGGGGCGGACGGAAACCTTGGCGCGGGGCAGCTTTTCGATCGAGCGCAGTGCAAAATTGAGCGCGAGATCCCAACCGTCAGGCGCGGGATAATCAGCCGTTTCGAGCAAATCGGTGATGCCGGTGCTGCCCGCCACATCCGCAAACTGAGCGGCCAGGGCATCGCGGTCCGTGGTGGCCGGGATCAATCCGATAACCGAAAGACCGGCATCGTTGCGCAGGATTTCCGCTGAAAAGGCGGGCGGCGCAATTGCTTCTTCGGCCTCGACCATCATGTCGTCGATCACCCGCGCTGCATCAACGACGGTGCCCGCTGTCGTCAGGGCCGCGAACCGCACCGCTTCTGTCGGGGCGGTACCCGATAGTGAGACCTGCAGCCCGTCAGCCTCGACTTCGGCCCATGTCATGCCGCGGTCGTCCAGCGCATCGCGCACGCCAATTTCGGATGAGTTCTCGATAAGCTTTACCGAGAAGTTCGCAGCAACAAGCGCGACAACCGCCGCAGCAGCAAAAGTCAGAGCAATCGTAAGCAGGTATGACAGGCGCATATGATCTTTTCTGCGTCAGTTAACGGTGCGCTGTTGATACGCCGCACAGCACGGGGGTGCAATCACAGCAAGAGCGCGATCGCAAAAAACACCAGCGGGATAATGCCTGTGTCGCGGTTGACCCGAAACAATTGTAGCATTTTCGCCGGATTGTGGATGTCGAGACCACGCAATTGCCACGCCATGTGCCACCCCATCGCCCACGGCCCGCCAAGTGCGATTACCAAGGCAAGCACAGATGCGTTCGGGACCAGCGCGAAGATGACCGTGAGCCCCATCAGACCAACCGTCGCCATCAAAAAGCGACGTAGCCATTGGGACGTGGCCTCCCCAAAAAGGCGTGCGGTCGATTTCACACCAATCAGGGCGTCATCCTCGGTATCTTGATGGGCATAGATCGTGTCGTAAAAGAGCGTCCATGCGATGCCCGCCATGTACAAAACCACCGCGGGTGCTTGCAATTCGCCGCTGTGCGCGGTCCAGGCCAGCAAGGCGCCCCAATTGAATGCGAGTCCCAGAAACACCTGCGGCCACCATGTGAACCGCTTTGCAAAGGGATAGATCGCAACGGGCAGGAGGGCGAGAACGCCCAGACGGATGGCTGCGGTATTGAAGGTCAACAGAATTGCAAAAGATATCAGCGCCTGGACGCACATCCAGATTGCAGCGCCGCGGACCGTGACTTGGCCGGACGGGATCGGCCGCGACCTCGTGCGGGCCACCTGACCATCGTATTCGCGGTCGGTGATGTCATTCCATGTGCAGCCGGCCCCACGCATCAGGAACGCACCAATCGCGCATCCGGCAAATATCCATAGATCGAACCAACCGGCCTTTTGATCGTGGAGCATCGACAGTGCCAGCCCCCACCAGCACGGCAGCAAAAGCAGCCATGTCCCGATGGGCCGGTCCGCACGGCTGAGCCGCAAATAGGGGCGCGCGGCCGCGGGGGCCCACTTGTCTACCCAATTGTCCTCATATGCGTCCGCCACGGTGCCTGTGTCCGGTGCCTCTGGCGGCGGGGCCTGCTCTTGCATATATCGATCCTATGGACGCGAAGATTAGGCTTTATGTAGATCACCCTTTGGGTGCGGGGCAATCGGTTCCTTTGGATCGGGGGCAGGCGCATTATCTTTTTGGCGTGATGCGCCAACAGGTTGGCGCGGCGGTTTTGCTGTTTAACGGGCGCGACGG from Sulfitobacter sp. S190 includes the following:
- the ubiA gene encoding 4-hydroxybenzoate octaprenyltransferase; this encodes MQEQAPPPEAPDTGTVADAYEDNWVDKWAPAAARPYLRLSRADRPIGTWLLLLPCWWGLALSMLHDQKAGWFDLWIFAGCAIGAFLMRGAGCTWNDITDREYDGQVARTRSRPIPSGQVTVRGAAIWMCVQALISFAILLTFNTAAIRLGVLALLPVAIYPFAKRFTWWPQVFLGLAFNWGALLAWTAHSGELQAPAVVLYMAGIAWTLFYDTIYAHQDTEDDALIGVKSTARLFGEATSQWLRRFLMATVGLMGLTVIFALVPNASVLALVIALGGPWAMGWHMAWQLRGLDIHNPAKMLQLFRVNRDTGIIPLVFFAIALLL